In Juglans regia cultivar Chandler chromosome 13, Walnut 2.0, whole genome shotgun sequence, the following proteins share a genomic window:
- the LOC108991553 gene encoding E3 ubiquitin-protein ligase RGLG5-like isoform X1, with translation MGGKSSKGSGRRGVASHGSGGSGGSSTWNQYGHAQPSYPQQSPYYAPQHPHAPPPSTSFNYGSQPSFNYGSEVPQPQRTLDRRYSKIADNYRSLDEVTAALAHAGLESSNLIVGIDFTKSNEWTGARSFNRRSLHHIGNGQNPYQRAISIIGKTLSAFDEDNLIPCFGFGDASTHDQDVFSFYPEERYCNGFEEVLTRYREMVPELKLAGPTSFAPIIEMAITIVEQSVGQYHVLLIIADGQVTRSVDTQSGQLSPQEQKTINAIVKASDYPLSIILVGVGDGPWDMMREFDDNIPARAFDNFQFVNFTEIMSKNVDPSRKETEFALAALMEIPSQYKATIELGILGSRRRGNSPDRVPLPPPLYGAVSSSLKPQHSSSFQHSSPYGGYDPSYTGYDAAVGTGYDAAVGTGYDAAVSTAPSSSSLYDNLVCPICLTNRKDMAFGCGHQTCCECGEDLEVCPICRRAIETRIRLY, from the exons ATGGGGGGAAAAAGTTCGAAGGGCTCGGGCCGGAGAGGAGTGGCGTCACATGGGTCTGGTGGTTCTGGTGGTTCTTCAACATGGAATCAGTATGGGCATGCACAACCGTCGTACCCTCAGCAAAGCCCTTATTACGCGCCTCAGCATCCCCATGCTCCACCGCCCTCTACTTCTTTTAATTATGGCTCGCAACCATCTTTTAATTATGGCTCGGAGGTACCCCAGCCGCAGAGAACATTGGATAGAAGATATTCGAAGATTGCAGATAACTACCGGTCCTTGGATGAG GTTACTGCTGCTCTTGCACATGCTGGCCTAGAATCTTCTAATTTAATTGTTGGTATTGATTTCACAAAGAGCAATGAGTGGACAG GTGCTAGATCATTCAACCGACGAAGTTTACATCACATCGGAAATGGTCAAAATCCCTATCAACGAGCAATATCAATTATTGGAAAGACTTTATCTGCTTTTGACGAGGATAACTTAATTCCCTGTTTTGGATTCGGAGATG CATCTACGCATGATCAAGATGTCTTCAGTTTCTACCCAGAAGAGAGATATTGTAATGGATTTGAGGAAGTTCTGACACGATACAGAGAAATGGTCCCTGAACTGAAACTCGCAG GACCAACATCTTTTGCACCTATCATTGAGATGGCCATTACTATCGTCGAGCAAAGTGTTGGCCAATACCATGTTCTACTGATAATTGCTGATGGGCAG GTGACAAGAAGTGTTGATACTCAGTCTGGCCAACTTAGCCCACAAGAACAAAAGACGATTAATGCAATTGTAAAAGCAAG TGACTATCCTTTGTCAATAATATTGGTGGGGGTTGGAGATGGGCCTTGGGACATGATGAGGGAATTTGATGATAACATCCCTGCTCGAGCCTTTGATAATTTCCAG TTCGTGAATTTCACGGAAATCATGTCAAAGAATGTGGATCCATCTAGAAAAGAGACTGAATTCGCTCTTGCAGCCCTGATGGAGATACCTTCTCAATATAAAGCTACTATTGAGCTCGGGATATTAGG CAGTAGACGAAGGGGGAATTCTCCTGACAGGGTTCCTCTTCCCCCACCTCTATATGGTGCAGTTTCTAGTAGCTTGAAACCGCAGCATTCAAGCAGCTTTCAGCACTCATCTCCTTATGGTGGATATGATCCTTCTTATACTGGATATGATGCAGCAGTTGGGACGGGATATGATGCTGCAGTTGGGACAGGATATGATGCTGCAGTCAGCACAGCTCCATCATCAAGTTCTCTCTATGATAATCTG GTTTGCCCTATTTGTCTTACTAATCGAAAGGACATGGCCTTTGGTTGTGGGCATCAG ACTTGTTGTGAGTGTGGAGAAGATCTCGAAGTGTGCCCCATTTGCCGGCGTGCAATCGAGACTAGAATAAGGCTCTATTGA
- the LOC108991553 gene encoding E3 ubiquitin-protein ligase RGLG5-like isoform X2, which yields MGGKSSKGSGRRGVASHGSGGSGGSSTWNQYGHAQPSYPQQSPYYAPQHPHAPPPSTSFNYGSQPSFNYGSEVPQPQRTLDRRYSKIADNYRSLDEVTAALAHAGLESSNLIVGIDFTKSNEWTGARSFNRRSLHHIGNGQNPYQRAISIIGKTLSAFDEDNLIPCFGFGDASTHDQDVFSFYPEERYCNGFEEVLTRYREMVPELKLAGPTSFAPIIEMAITIVEQSVGQYHVLLIIADGQVTRSVDTQSGQLSPQEQKTINAIVKASDYPLSIILVGVGDGPWDMMREFDDNIPARAFDNFQFVNFTEIMSKNVDPSRKETEFALAALMEIPSQYKATIELGILGRRRGNSPDRVPLPPPLYGAVSSSLKPQHSSSFQHSSPYGGYDPSYTGYDAAVGTGYDAAVGTGYDAAVSTAPSSSSLYDNLVCPICLTNRKDMAFGCGHQTCCECGEDLEVCPICRRAIETRIRLY from the exons ATGGGGGGAAAAAGTTCGAAGGGCTCGGGCCGGAGAGGAGTGGCGTCACATGGGTCTGGTGGTTCTGGTGGTTCTTCAACATGGAATCAGTATGGGCATGCACAACCGTCGTACCCTCAGCAAAGCCCTTATTACGCGCCTCAGCATCCCCATGCTCCACCGCCCTCTACTTCTTTTAATTATGGCTCGCAACCATCTTTTAATTATGGCTCGGAGGTACCCCAGCCGCAGAGAACATTGGATAGAAGATATTCGAAGATTGCAGATAACTACCGGTCCTTGGATGAG GTTACTGCTGCTCTTGCACATGCTGGCCTAGAATCTTCTAATTTAATTGTTGGTATTGATTTCACAAAGAGCAATGAGTGGACAG GTGCTAGATCATTCAACCGACGAAGTTTACATCACATCGGAAATGGTCAAAATCCCTATCAACGAGCAATATCAATTATTGGAAAGACTTTATCTGCTTTTGACGAGGATAACTTAATTCCCTGTTTTGGATTCGGAGATG CATCTACGCATGATCAAGATGTCTTCAGTTTCTACCCAGAAGAGAGATATTGTAATGGATTTGAGGAAGTTCTGACACGATACAGAGAAATGGTCCCTGAACTGAAACTCGCAG GACCAACATCTTTTGCACCTATCATTGAGATGGCCATTACTATCGTCGAGCAAAGTGTTGGCCAATACCATGTTCTACTGATAATTGCTGATGGGCAG GTGACAAGAAGTGTTGATACTCAGTCTGGCCAACTTAGCCCACAAGAACAAAAGACGATTAATGCAATTGTAAAAGCAAG TGACTATCCTTTGTCAATAATATTGGTGGGGGTTGGAGATGGGCCTTGGGACATGATGAGGGAATTTGATGATAACATCCCTGCTCGAGCCTTTGATAATTTCCAG TTCGTGAATTTCACGGAAATCATGTCAAAGAATGTGGATCCATCTAGAAAAGAGACTGAATTCGCTCTTGCAGCCCTGATGGAGATACCTTCTCAATATAAAGCTACTATTGAGCTCGGGATATTAGG TAGACGAAGGGGGAATTCTCCTGACAGGGTTCCTCTTCCCCCACCTCTATATGGTGCAGTTTCTAGTAGCTTGAAACCGCAGCATTCAAGCAGCTTTCAGCACTCATCTCCTTATGGTGGATATGATCCTTCTTATACTGGATATGATGCAGCAGTTGGGACGGGATATGATGCTGCAGTTGGGACAGGATATGATGCTGCAGTCAGCACAGCTCCATCATCAAGTTCTCTCTATGATAATCTG GTTTGCCCTATTTGTCTTACTAATCGAAAGGACATGGCCTTTGGTTGTGGGCATCAG ACTTGTTGTGAGTGTGGAGAAGATCTCGAAGTGTGCCCCATTTGCCGGCGTGCAATCGAGACTAGAATAAGGCTCTATTGA